One window of Thermodesulfobacteriota bacterium genomic DNA carries:
- a CDS encoding alpha/beta hydrolase yields MLSRNAKILNFVLKYGLKPPQAIMPMNPGVMIGLRKIVDAGVRLIDRVPGHVSIEKTAAGGVPGEWVICGDAVDRNKVILYLHGGGYFFCSPVTHRPLTWRLSRETGTRVLSLDYRMVPEYTMADCREDAVSAYRWLMDQGIAPADLFIGGDSAGGGLTLLTLLALKDRGIPLPRAAFCLSPFADLSGTSPTFISNARKSDMFHPRLLKKTEAYLTTGRDPYDPDLSPAFGDYQGLPPLFIQTSDAELLMNDSLLTAESAKKAGVEVELKIWHDLPHVFTLFADFVPESKQGIKEIAGFILRQMSAPA; encoded by the coding sequence ATGTTGAGCCGCAACGCGAAGATATTAAACTTTGTTCTCAAATACGGCCTCAAGCCGCCCCAGGCCATCATGCCCATGAATCCCGGCGTGATGATCGGCTTGAGAAAAATCGTGGATGCCGGCGTCCGGCTGATCGACCGGGTGCCCGGCCACGTCTCCATCGAAAAGACGGCAGCCGGCGGCGTTCCCGGAGAATGGGTCATCTGCGGCGACGCCGTTGACCGGAACAAGGTGATTCTTTATCTGCATGGCGGCGGTTATTTCTTCTGCTCCCCGGTCACCCACCGGCCCCTCACCTGGCGCCTTTCCCGGGAAACCGGAACCCGGGTGCTGAGCCTGGATTATCGCATGGTGCCGGAATACACCATGGCCGACTGCCGCGAAGACGCGGTCAGCGCCTACCGCTGGCTGATGGACCAGGGCATCGCGCCCGCCGACCTCTTTATCGGCGGAGACTCGGCCGGCGGCGGATTGACGCTGCTGACTCTGCTGGCCCTTAAAGACAGGGGCATTCCCCTTCCCCGGGCCGCCTTCTGCCTTTCTCCGTTCGCGGATTTAAGCGGAACCAGCCCCACTTTCATTTCCAACGCCCGCAAAAGCGACATGTTTCATCCCAGACTTTTAAAGAAGACGGAGGCGTATCTGACCACCGGCCGGGACCCCTATGACCCGGACCTTTCCCCGGCCTTCGGGGACTATCAGGGCCTGCCGCCGCTGTTTATCCAGACGTCGGACGCGGAACTGCTGATGAACGACTCCCTGCTGACAGCGGAAAGCGCGAAAAAAGCGGGCGTCGAAGTGGAATTGAAAATCTGGCACGATCTGCCCCATGTGTTCACCCTTTTTGCCGATTTCGTCCCGGAGAGCAAACAGGGCATAAAGGAGATCGCCGGCTTTATCCTCAGGCAGATGTCAGCGCCGGCATAA
- a CDS encoding ATP-binding protein, producing MIDRALGKKIVSMAKKFPVVSLTGPRQSGKTTLARALFPQYAYVNLENLNDRAAAQEDPVRFLKAFAEKGVVIDEAQKLPELFSYLQVVADESGKMGRFILTGSQNFLLLENISQSLAGRVAVFHLMPFGLKELDQAGLLTSEVDNLLFAGTYPVLYDRQVAAPDYYPSYIQTYIERDVRSIKNIGDLAAFQRCVRLCAGRTGQLLNLSSLGDELGINYKTVSSWISILEASFIVFLLKPHYKNFNKRVVKQSKLYFFDTGLLCSLLDIQSPDQLRSHYLRGSIFETFVVAEYVKHRFHSGARSNAFFWRDSTGHEIDLLIEEGNTFRAVEIKSGETLASDFFKGLDFFSRISGLTADNCFLIYGGAKGYDRASGRVLGWKDMPRIFS from the coding sequence ATGATAGATCGGGCTCTGGGCAAAAAAATCGTATCCATGGCAAAAAAGTTTCCGGTGGTTTCCCTGACAGGGCCGCGGCAATCCGGAAAGACAACACTGGCGCGGGCTCTGTTTCCGCAATACGCGTACGTTAATCTTGAGAACCTGAATGACCGTGCCGCCGCGCAAGAAGATCCTGTCCGGTTTCTGAAGGCCTTTGCTGAAAAAGGGGTCGTTATTGATGAAGCGCAGAAACTGCCCGAACTGTTTTCCTATCTCCAGGTGGTGGCGGATGAATCCGGAAAGATGGGCCGGTTTATCCTGACCGGTTCGCAAAATTTTCTTCTGCTTGAAAACATTTCCCAGTCGCTGGCAGGCCGGGTGGCGGTGTTTCACCTGATGCCTTTTGGCTTGAAGGAACTGGATCAGGCCGGACTTTTGACATCCGAGGTGGACAATCTCCTTTTTGCCGGGACCTATCCCGTTCTTTATGACCGGCAGGTGGCGGCGCCGGATTACTATCCGTCCTATATTCAGACCTACATCGAGCGGGATGTCCGGAGCATCAAAAATATCGGCGACCTGGCCGCGTTTCAGCGATGTGTAAGGCTGTGCGCGGGACGGACCGGCCAGTTGCTGAATCTTTCCAGCCTGGGCGATGAACTGGGCATCAATTATAAAACGGTCAGTTCATGGATATCTATTCTGGAGGCCAGTTTTATCGTTTTTCTGCTCAAGCCTCATTACAAGAATTTCAATAAGCGCGTCGTCAAACAATCCAAGCTCTATTTTTTCGACACGGGGCTGTTGTGCTCTTTGCTGGATATCCAATCCCCCGATCAACTTCGTTCCCACTATCTGAGAGGCAGCATATTTGAAACCTTTGTCGTGGCGGAATACGTCAAGCACCGGTTTCATTCCGGCGCCCGATCAAACGCCTTTTTCTGGCGGGACAGCACCGGGCATGAGATTGACCTGCTGATTGAGGAGGGGAACACGTTCCGGGCGGTTGAGATCAAGTCCGGAGAAACGCTGGCCTCCGACTTTTTCAAAGGGCTGGACTTTTTCAGCAGGATATCCGGCCTGACGGCGGACAACTGTTTTCTGATATACGGTGGGGCAAAGGGGTATGACCGGGCTTCCGGCCGGGTCCTCGGCTGGAAGGACATGCCGCGGATTTTTTCATGA
- a CDS encoding NAD-dependent epimerase/dehydratase family protein, translating to MTTIYVTGATGFIGGHLVQSSLAAGHAVRALTLAGDPGAEDLRRAGVEVFSGDIRDGDAVARSMAGADIVYHCAAVVTDWAPKKLFAEVTVGGTENVCRAALAAGVKRLVKLSTNDVFGLDESTVLTEESPLSPWGEPYPDFKIQAEEVAWRYHREKGLPVTMVYPCWVFGPGDRTFVPLLADAILNNEMVFWRKDVLVWPAYIDNLVDLLTRIAVDDRAVGNGYLVHDGESTTLQSFCAAIAEALGARPPRRHIPYAAAYAAAAVMEAFWKLTGRTSRPLLTTYTVKNLGSRLRFSIDKAARELDWRPPVSYPEGLRRTLDWLLTLDRKTLKSK from the coding sequence ATGACGACCATTTATGTTACCGGAGCAACGGGGTTTATCGGCGGTCATCTGGTTCAGTCCTCTCTTGCCGCCGGGCACGCGGTCCGGGCCCTGACCCTGGCCGGCGATCCGGGCGCCGAGGACCTGCGCCGGGCCGGGGTCGAGGTTTTTAGCGGAGATATCCGCGACGGCGATGCCGTGGCCAGAAGCATGGCCGGGGCCGACATCGTCTATCACTGCGCCGCGGTGGTGACCGACTGGGCGCCGAAGAAACTGTTTGCCGAGGTCACGGTGGGCGGCACTGAGAATGTGTGCCGGGCGGCCCTGGCCGCCGGGGTAAAACGGCTGGTGAAACTCAGCACCAACGACGTCTTCGGCCTGGATGAATCGACGGTCCTGACCGAAGAAAGCCCGCTTTCGCCCTGGGGCGAACCCTACCCGGATTTTAAAATCCAGGCCGAGGAAGTCGCCTGGCGCTATCATCGCGAGAAAGGCCTGCCGGTCACCATGGTCTACCCCTGCTGGGTCTTCGGCCCGGGAGACCGGACCTTCGTGCCCCTGCTGGCCGACGCCATTTTAAACAACGAGATGGTCTTCTGGCGCAAAGACGTCCTGGTCTGGCCGGCCTACATCGACAACCTGGTGGACCTGCTGACGCGCATCGCCGTGGACGACCGGGCCGTGGGCAACGGCTACCTGGTTCATGACGGGGAGTCGACCACCCTGCAGTCCTTCTGCGCCGCCATCGCCGAGGCCCTTGGCGCGCGGCCGCCGCGCCGGCACATCCCGTACGCCGCCGCCTATGCCGCGGCCGCGGTCATGGAGGCCTTCTGGAAGCTGACCGGCCGGACTTCCCGGCCGCTGCTGACCACCTACACGGTCAAGAACCTGGGGTCCCGGCTGCGGTTTTCCATCGACAAGGCCGCCCGGGAGCTGGATTGGCGGCCGCCGGTGTCATACCCGGAAGGCCTGCGGCGGACCCTGGACTGGCTGCTGACCCTGGATCGGAAAACCCTTAAAAGTAAATAG
- a CDS encoding SDR family oxidoreductase yields MIKSSDLFDGKNVYITGGSSGIGLAMAEQAAAAGAHVLIFARDEDRLRQAAEKIRAARRDEKQNVAWHALDVTNVAVVLPTFWRNVEQFGPPDILINSAGQARPNYFEKINAEQFDATMKLNLYGTRHAIAAALPHMKPGGYIVNVSSVAGLIGVFGYTDYSASKFAVIGFSEALRAELKPRGITVSVLCPPDTDTPGLEAENVTKPAETRAISANARTIPAETVALALMRGMAKKQFLIIPGFDARLSVLVKRLAPGLVEWIMNRTIARIHQSSAK; encoded by the coding sequence ATGATAAAAAGTTCAGACCTGTTTGACGGCAAGAACGTGTACATCACCGGCGGCTCCAGCGGCATCGGTTTGGCTATGGCCGAACAGGCGGCCGCGGCCGGCGCCCATGTGCTGATTTTCGCCCGGGACGAAGACCGCCTGCGCCAGGCGGCCGAAAAAATCCGGGCTGCCCGGCGGGACGAAAAGCAGAACGTTGCCTGGCATGCCCTGGATGTGACGAATGTGGCCGTGGTTTTGCCGACGTTCTGGAGAAACGTCGAGCAATTCGGCCCGCCCGACATCCTTATTAATAGCGCCGGCCAGGCCAGGCCGAATTATTTTGAAAAGATAAACGCCGAACAGTTCGACGCCACCATGAAACTCAATCTCTACGGCACGCGCCACGCCATTGCCGCGGCCCTGCCCCACATGAAACCGGGCGGCTATATCGTCAACGTCTCCTCGGTGGCCGGCCTGATCGGCGTGTTCGGCTACACCGACTACAGCGCCTCCAAGTTCGCCGTGATCGGTTTTTCCGAGGCCCTGCGGGCGGAGCTCAAGCCCAGGGGCATCACCGTGTCGGTGCTCTGCCCGCCGGACACGGACACCCCCGGCCTGGAAGCCGAGAACGTCACCAAGCCGGCCGAGACCCGGGCCATTTCCGCCAACGCCCGCACCATTCCGGCCGAAACCGTGGCGCTGGCCCTGATGCGCGGCATGGCGAAAAAGCAGTTTCTGATCATCCCGGGCTTTGACGCCCGCCTGTCGGTGCTGGTCAAGCGGCTGGCCCCGGGCCTGGTGGAGTGGATCATGAACCGCACCATCGCCCGCATCCATCAATCATCCGCAAAATAA
- a CDS encoding amidase — translation MNELITMSGLAIANKIREKEISPVEVMDIHLARMEEVNPKINAVVVPLFEEARKEAKAAEQTLTEAKKEDLPPYFGVPCTIKDTYAMAGLPWAGGLWKRRHKIPDFDATVVERIRKSGAIIMGKTNVPEAAMWVETYNYVYGRTRNPYDLSRGVGGSSGGEGAIVGSGASPFGMGSDVGGSIRYPAAFNGVPGHKPTGGRVPGYGHWPEAHGPIAWYCTFGPMARRVADLAPLMNLVQGPDGKDTIVEDHGPVSPESVDRKKLRVFYFESNGMARVNADVRRAVDMCAGALHHEGLAVEYWRPAGVNRSLEIWQAGMSQNPHPFVEIMGDGEAISLMKETLLFILRQGKITLPGLATSLVEKPGQLFAGRNRKMIALGDDLRRRIEERLGDNGVLICPVFSTPAPKHGYVWADLLGIGYSGLFNVMGFPSTVVPVYYNEGGLPVSVQIVAARWNDHLTLAAAAMIEEIFGGWKPPAKIG, via the coding sequence ATGAACGAACTGATCACCATGTCCGGACTCGCCATCGCAAACAAGATCCGGGAAAAAGAAATTTCTCCGGTGGAGGTCATGGACATTCACCTGGCCAGAATGGAAGAGGTGAATCCCAAAATCAACGCCGTGGTGGTACCTCTCTTTGAAGAGGCCCGGAAGGAAGCCAAAGCGGCCGAACAGACGCTGACCGAAGCAAAAAAGGAAGACCTGCCGCCTTATTTTGGCGTGCCCTGCACCATCAAGGACACCTATGCCATGGCCGGACTGCCCTGGGCCGGCGGCCTGTGGAAACGGCGGCACAAAATTCCGGATTTTGACGCCACCGTGGTGGAGCGGATCAGAAAATCCGGGGCCATCATCATGGGCAAGACCAACGTGCCGGAAGCGGCCATGTGGGTGGAAACATACAACTACGTTTATGGCCGGACCCGAAACCCCTACGATCTTTCCCGGGGTGTGGGCGGTTCTTCCGGCGGGGAGGGGGCGATTGTCGGCTCCGGCGCCTCACCGTTCGGCATGGGCAGCGACGTGGGCGGCTCCATCCGCTACCCGGCTGCCTTCAACGGCGTTCCCGGCCACAAGCCCACCGGCGGCCGCGTGCCCGGCTACGGACACTGGCCGGAAGCCCACGGTCCCATCGCCTGGTACTGTACCTTCGGCCCCATGGCCCGGCGGGTGGCCGACCTGGCCCCCCTGATGAATCTGGTACAGGGGCCGGACGGCAAAGACACCATCGTCGAGGACCACGGGCCGGTTTCGCCGGAAAGCGTTGACCGGAAAAAACTGCGGGTCTTCTATTTTGAATCCAACGGCATGGCCCGGGTCAACGCCGATGTGCGGCGGGCGGTGGACATGTGCGCCGGCGCCCTTCACCACGAAGGACTGGCCGTGGAATACTGGCGGCCGGCCGGAGTAAACCGGTCCCTGGAGATCTGGCAGGCCGGCATGAGCCAGAACCCGCATCCCTTTGTCGAGATCATGGGCGACGGGGAAGCCATTTCCCTGATGAAGGAGACCCTCCTCTTCATTCTCCGCCAGGGGAAAATCACCCTGCCCGGCCTGGCCACTTCCCTGGTGGAGAAACCGGGGCAGCTTTTCGCCGGCCGCAACCGTAAAATGATCGCCCTGGGCGATGACCTGCGCCGCCGCATCGAAGAGCGGCTGGGTGACAATGGCGTGCTCATCTGCCCGGTGTTTTCCACGCCGGCACCCAAGCACGGTTATGTCTGGGCGGATCTGCTCGGCATCGGGTACTCCGGCCTGTTCAACGTCATGGGGTTTCCGTCGACGGTGGTGCCGGTATATTATAATGAAGGCGGTCTGCCCGTGAGCGTTCAGATCGTGGCCGCCCGCTGGAACGACCATCTGACCCTGGCCGCCGCGGCCATGATTGAAGAAATTTTCGGCGGCTGGAAACCGCCGGCAAAAATCGGCTGA
- the surE gene encoding 5'/3'-nucleotidase SurE has translation MNIVLTNDDGVDAPGLAALYRELSRKHEVKVVAPAFERSAAGHSISIHEPLRVRKVPGADNSRWYAVFGKPADCMKLALLKLLETKPDLVISGINAGVNDGVNIHYSGTVAAAREACLNGVPAMAVSTAGRRPAHFQTAAVVAGHLVDKMAAWGVSHKTLLNVNVPDLPLEDIAGVRFTRQDMAIPGDWVEKRRDPRGGGYYWYGYTTPQIMENSGTDREALSRNYVSITPLVCDTTDEDMLKKLKKIELNIKNIP, from the coding sequence ATGAATATTGTGCTGACCAATGATGACGGCGTTGATGCCCCGGGACTGGCGGCCCTCTACCGGGAATTGTCCCGGAAGCACGAGGTGAAGGTGGTAGCGCCCGCGTTCGAGCGCAGCGCCGCCGGGCACAGCATCTCCATTCACGAGCCACTGCGGGTGAGAAAGGTTCCCGGCGCCGACAACAGCCGCTGGTACGCGGTGTTCGGCAAGCCGGCCGACTGCATGAAACTGGCCCTGCTCAAGCTGCTGGAAACCAAGCCGGACCTGGTGATCTCCGGCATCAACGCCGGCGTGAACGACGGCGTCAATATCCACTATTCCGGCACCGTGGCCGCGGCCCGGGAGGCCTGCCTGAACGGGGTGCCGGCCATGGCCGTTTCCACGGCCGGCCGGAGACCGGCCCATTTCCAGACCGCCGCCGTTGTCGCCGGGCATCTGGTGGATAAAATGGCGGCCTGGGGCGTTTCCCACAAAACCCTGCTGAACGTGAACGTACCGGACCTGCCCCTGGAGGATATCGCCGGCGTCCGGTTTACACGCCAGGACATGGCCATTCCCGGGGACTGGGTGGAGAAACGCCGGGACCCCCGCGGCGGCGGCTATTACTGGTACGGCTACACCACCCCCCAGATCATGGAGAACAGCGGCACCGACCGGGAAGCCCTGAGCCGGAACTATGTGTCCATCACCCCCCTGGTATGCGACACCACCGACGAGGACATGCTCAAAAAGCTTAAAAAAATTGAACTGAACATCAAGAATATCCCCTGA
- a CDS encoding HD domain-containing protein, producing MPKTKFVSDLAKNEKVEKVTFAVSSIATARKKDGSDFLRLVLADRTGTINAVAWDNVDKIGAAARSGVFVDATGVVDEYQSSRQMKIEDLAAVDQAQIDPADFLPSLDRETINAKFSRLRQITNDMASGEIKTLLGHFWNDRKFVEERFKRAPAAKHMHHAYLGGLLEHTLSVVELALAVCRHYGDRLNRDLLVAGAMLHDIGKTREFVYDWTIDYSDEGRMLNHIVCGIMMLEDKLKEFEFVTTETALQLKHLIASHHGSREFGSPEPPKTLEALILNHIDEIDAKLAGIGNFISEQEPGQVWTSFHRPMERFFYIGRKKEG from the coding sequence ATGCCGAAAACAAAGTTTGTGTCCGATCTGGCCAAAAACGAGAAAGTCGAGAAGGTGACCTTTGCCGTCTCGTCGATCGCCACGGCCAGGAAAAAAGACGGTTCCGATTTTTTACGGCTGGTCCTGGCCGACCGGACCGGGACCATCAATGCCGTGGCCTGGGACAACGTGGATAAAATCGGCGCCGCGGCCCGGTCCGGCGTCTTTGTGGACGCCACCGGCGTGGTGGACGAATACCAGAGCTCCCGCCAGATGAAGATCGAGGATCTGGCCGCCGTTGATCAGGCCCAGATCGATCCGGCCGATTTCCTGCCGTCCCTGGACCGGGAAACCATCAATGCCAAGTTCAGCCGTCTGCGGCAGATCACCAACGATATGGCTTCCGGGGAGATCAAAACGCTGCTGGGCCACTTCTGGAACGACAGAAAATTCGTGGAGGAGCGGTTCAAGCGGGCGCCGGCGGCCAAGCACATGCACCATGCCTATCTGGGCGGATTGCTCGAACATACCCTGTCGGTGGTGGAGCTGGCCCTGGCCGTCTGCCGCCACTACGGCGACCGTCTGAACCGTGACCTGCTCGTGGCCGGCGCCATGCTCCATGACATCGGCAAAACCCGGGAGTTCGTCTATGACTGGACCATCGATTATTCGGACGAAGGCCGGATGCTCAACCACATCGTCTGCGGCATCATGATGCTGGAGGACAAGCTCAAGGAGTTCGAGTTCGTCACCACCGAAACCGCGTTGCAGCTCAAGCACCTGATCGCCAGCCATCACGGCAGCCGGGAGTTCGGCTCGCCCGAGCCGCCCAAAACCCTGGAAGCCCTGATCTTAAACCATATCGATGAAATCGACGCCAAGCTCGCCGGCATTGGAAACTTCATCTCGGAGCAGGAACCCGGCCAGGTCTGGACTTCCTTTCATCGTCCCATGGAGCGGTTCTTCTATATCGGCAGGAAAAAAGAGGGATAG
- a CDS encoding crotonase/enoyl-CoA hydratase family protein, translating into MKYDNILFEISEGVATLTLNRPESRNVITSAEMVAEFEDALARVNADMSVMALIITGADPAFSAGGNVKEMARKTGMFAGTPAEIEENYKKYVQRIPLAVQRVEIPTIAAVNGPAIGAGCDLALMCDMRVASEKARFGETFLSVGLIPGDGGAWFLPRVVGMARACELTFTADVIDGQTALEMGMVNYLVPHDQLLVKANQIAAKIAAKPPGALRLAKKLLYMGQQVSLQELLDQSAAFQARCHHTEDHLEALAAMFEKRPPKFKGR; encoded by the coding sequence ATGAAATACGATAATATTCTGTTCGAAATCAGCGAGGGCGTGGCCACCCTCACGCTCAATCGTCCGGAAAGCCGCAATGTCATCACCAGCGCCGAGATGGTCGCTGAATTTGAAGATGCCCTGGCACGGGTGAACGCCGACATGTCCGTCATGGCCCTGATCATTACCGGCGCGGACCCGGCTTTTTCGGCCGGCGGCAATGTCAAGGAGATGGCCCGGAAAACCGGAATGTTTGCCGGGACGCCGGCCGAGATAGAAGAAAATTACAAGAAATATGTTCAACGAATCCCTCTGGCCGTCCAGCGGGTGGAAATCCCCACCATTGCGGCGGTCAACGGCCCGGCCATCGGCGCGGGATGCGATCTGGCCCTGATGTGTGATATGCGGGTGGCCTCTGAAAAGGCCCGCTTCGGTGAGACCTTTTTGAGCGTCGGGCTCATCCCGGGAGACGGGGGCGCCTGGTTTTTGCCCCGGGTCGTGGGCATGGCCCGGGCCTGTGAACTGACCTTTACCGCGGATGTGATTGACGGCCAGACCGCCCTGGAAATGGGAATGGTCAATTACCTGGTGCCCCACGATCAGCTTCTGGTAAAAGCCAACCAGATCGCTGCCAAAATAGCGGCCAAACCGCCCGGGGCGCTGCGCCTGGCCAAGAAGTTGCTGTATATGGGCCAGCAGGTCTCGTTGCAGGAATTGCTGGATCAGTCGGCCGCTTTCCAGGCCCGCTGCCACCATACCGAGGATCACCTGGAGGCCCTGGCGGCCATGTTTGAAAAACGCCCGCCGAAATTTAAAGGCCGATAG
- a CDS encoding carboxyl transferase domain-containing protein — MDKIVSQVDTSSKRYLENREYNLALAAELKEKLAVVKKGGSEKMVAKHRARNKLLPRERIDRIVDGGSAFVELSALAAHEVYNTDVPGAGIVTGIGRVHGVECMFVANDATIKGGTYFPLTVKKHLRAQEVALQNRLPCIYLVDSGGAFLPMQDEVFPDKEHFGRIFYNQAVMSSEGIPQIAVVLGSCTAGGAYVPAMSDETVIVRGNGTIFLGGPPLVKAATGEVVTPEDLGGAEVHTARSGVADHYAEDEEEALIITRNIIENLNYRSRRNPPVKIMPPAYDIGEIYGILPKDTRTPYDIREIIARIVDGSEFHEFKEKYGSTLVCGFARIYGYTVGIIGNNGILFSESAMKGAHFVELCCQRKTPLLFMQNITGFMVGRKYEAGGIAKDGAKMVTAVSCAKVPKHTLVVGGSFGAGNYGMCGRAYNPRFLWMWPNAKISVMGGEQAAGVLSTVKNDQLIVEGKEPLTEEQIREFQKPIIDMYDKKGSAYYSSARLWDDGVIDPVQTRDVLGLTIAASLNPGLSETDFGVFRM; from the coding sequence ATGGATAAAATCGTTTCTCAGGTCGATACATCTTCAAAGCGATATCTGGAAAACAGGGAATACAACCTGGCCCTGGCCGCGGAATTAAAAGAAAAGCTGGCCGTGGTGAAAAAAGGCGGCAGCGAAAAAATGGTCGCCAAGCACCGGGCGCGCAACAAGCTTCTGCCCCGGGAACGGATTGACCGCATCGTTGACGGCGGCTCTGCCTTTGTGGAGCTGTCGGCCCTGGCCGCGCATGAAGTCTATAACACGGACGTGCCGGGCGCCGGCATCGTCACCGGCATCGGCCGGGTGCACGGCGTCGAATGCATGTTCGTGGCCAATGACGCCACCATCAAGGGCGGCACCTATTTCCCCCTGACGGTCAAAAAGCATCTGCGGGCCCAGGAAGTCGCCCTGCAGAACCGGCTGCCCTGCATTTACCTGGTGGATTCGGGCGGGGCTTTTCTGCCCATGCAGGACGAGGTCTTCCCGGACAAGGAACACTTCGGAAGAATCTTTTATAACCAGGCCGTCATGTCTTCCGAAGGCATTCCCCAGATCGCCGTGGTGCTCGGTTCCTGCACCGCCGGCGGGGCCTATGTTCCGGCCATGTCCGACGAGACCGTCATTGTCAGGGGCAACGGAACGATTTTCCTGGGCGGGCCGCCCCTGGTCAAAGCCGCCACCGGCGAGGTGGTGACGCCGGAGGATCTGGGCGGGGCCGAAGTGCATACCGCCCGGTCCGGGGTGGCCGATCATTATGCCGAGGATGAAGAAGAGGCCCTGATCATCACCCGGAACATTATTGAAAACCTGAATTATCGATCCCGCCGGAACCCGCCGGTCAAAATCATGCCGCCGGCCTACGATATCGGAGAAATATACGGGATCCTGCCCAAGGACACGAGGACGCCCTATGACATCCGGGAAATCATCGCCCGGATCGTGGACGGGTCGGAGTTCCATGAGTTCAAGGAAAAATACGGCTCCACCCTGGTCTGCGGGTTTGCCCGGATCTACGGCTACACCGTCGGCATCATCGGCAACAACGGCATTCTTTTTTCCGAAAGCGCCATGAAGGGCGCCCATTTCGTGGAACTCTGCTGCCAGCGGAAAACGCCCCTGCTGTTCATGCAGAACATTACCGGCTTCATGGTCGGCAGAAAGTATGAAGCCGGCGGCATTGCCAAGGACGGCGCCAAGATGGTCACCGCGGTTTCCTGCGCCAAAGTGCCCAAGCACACCCTGGTGGTGGGCGGATCGTTCGGGGCCGGCAATTACGGCATGTGCGGCCGGGCCTATAACCCCCGGTTCCTGTGGATGTGGCCCAACGCCAAGATATCGGTCATGGGCGGGGAGCAGGCGGCCGGCGTCCTGTCCACCGTTAAAAACGATCAGTTGATTGTCGAGGGCAAGGAGCCCCTGACCGAGGAGCAGATCCGAGAATTTCAGAAGCCGATCATCGACATGTACGACAAGAAGGGCAGCGCCTATTACAGCAGCGCGCGGCTCTGGGATGACGGCGTCATCGATCCGGTGCAGACCCGGGATGTCCTGGGGCTGACGATTGCCGCTTCTTTGAATCCGGGACTGTCGGAAACCGACTTTGGCGTCTTCAGGATGTAG
- a CDS encoding enoyl-CoA hydratase-related protein, whose protein sequence is MKYVKEHIDERNVARLALNRPEIHNAFNDELIRELTGRVDELNRDERLRLMVLTGEGKSFCAGADLNWMKSMKDYSLDENIRDSEKLDGLFAAIRRSPVPVIGLINGPAFGGGTGLVSVCDYAAAVESALFGFTETRLGLVPAVISPYVMEKIGAASARAWFLSGERFDARTARQINLVDEIVPEEKLKQRGEEIIAGFLKAAPEAQRHAKTLIREVERLRKNGDDAAVRKYTTGLIAKLRVSDEGQEGMAALLEKRKPSWLE, encoded by the coding sequence ATGAAGTATGTAAAAGAACACATCGACGAGCGCAACGTCGCCCGACTGGCCTTAAACCGGCCTGAAATCCATAATGCCTTCAATGATGAACTCATCCGGGAGCTCACCGGCCGGGTGGATGAGCTCAACCGGGATGAGCGCCTCCGGCTGATGGTCCTGACCGGCGAGGGCAAGTCCTTTTGCGCCGGCGCGGACCTGAACTGGATGAAGTCCATGAAGGATTATTCCCTGGACGAAAACATCCGGGACAGCGAAAAACTCGACGGCCTGTTTGCCGCCATCCGCCGGTCGCCGGTGCCGGTCATCGGGCTGATCAACGGCCCGGCCTTCGGCGGCGGGACCGGGCTTGTCTCGGTGTGCGATTATGCGGCGGCGGTTGAAAGCGCCCTGTTCGGCTTTACCGAGACCCGTCTGGGGCTGGTGCCGGCGGTGATATCGCCCTATGTCATGGAGAAGATCGGGGCGGCCAGCGCCCGGGCCTGGTTTCTGTCCGGGGAGCGGTTTGACGCGCGGACCGCCCGACAGATCAACCTGGTCGATGAAATTGTGCCGGAGGAAAAACTTAAACAACGCGGCGAGGAGATCATCGCCGGGTTTTTAAAGGCCGCGCCCGAAGCCCAGCGGCACGCCAAAACCCTGATCCGCGAAGTGGAGCGGTTAAGAAAGAACGGTGATGATGCCGCGGTGCGGAAATACACCACCGGCTTGATCGCAAAGCTTCGGGTCTCGGATGAAGGACAGGAGGGGATGGCGGCTTTACTGGAAAAACGTAAACCATCCTGGCTGGAATAA